The Siniperca chuatsi isolate FFG_IHB_CAS linkage group LG12, ASM2008510v1, whole genome shotgun sequence genome has a segment encoding these proteins:
- the LOC122885935 gene encoding olfactory receptor 4K1-like, with translation MGNSTQIVSFVFSMYGNMGHLKYLYFILAMLFYISVIFANTVLIVIIYVDRNLHEPMYLFLCSLFVNEIYGSTSLLPCLMAQILSETHEISAFYCFLQIFNIHTYVGIEFGTLTIMAYDRYVSICKPLHYNAIITKRKVQIVIVVIWTVYFIEVGVLLSFTIRLKRCGTVINKVWCENYLVVQLSCSPDRTMSYLPDLVFGLICSVAAPLSFISFTYVKIFAVCLKASKETKKRALETCTPHFVSLISLVFSCFYNLVSQRFDMTLVPLELHVILSMYAAIIQPLLNPVTYGLKLSKIRHAFIKFVTLKTLQLYQEGI, from the coding sequence ATGGGAAACTCAACACAGAttgtgtcatttgtgttttctatGTATGGTAACATGGGACACTTAAAGTACCTTTATTTCATCCTGGCAATGCTATTTTACATATCAGTTATTTTTGCCAACACTGTTcttattgtcattatttatgTGGACAGAAATCTGCATGAGCCCATGTATCTATTCCTGTGTAGTTTGTTTGTTAATGAAATATATGGCAGCACGTCTTTGTTGCCCTGCTTGATGGCACAAATCTTGTCAGAGACTCATGAAATTTCTGCCTTTTACTGCTTCcttcaaatatttaacattCATACATATGTAGGTATTGAATTTGGAACTTTGACAATAATGGCATATGACAGATATGTAAGTATTTGTAAGCCTTTACATTACAATGCCATAATAACCAAAAGAAAGGTACAAATTGTCATAGTTGTTATTTGGACAGTTTATTTTATAGAGGTTGGAGTTTTGTTGTCTTTTACCATTCGTTTAAAGCGTTGTGGGACTGTTATCAACAAAGTTTGGTGTGAAAACTATCTTGTAGTTCAACTTTCTTGTTCACCGGACAGAACAATGTCATATCTTCCTGATCTTGTTTTTGGCCTAATTTGCTCTGTTGCTGCTCCTCtcagtttcatttcattcacataTGTTAAgatttttgctgtgtgtttaaaAGCTTCCAAAGAGACCAAAAAGAGGGCTTTGGAAACTTGCACTCCACATTTTGTTTCACTCATTAGCTTagtcttttcctgtttttataaCCTTGTCAGTCAAAGATTTGACATGACGCTTGTTCCACTTGAGCTGCATGTTATTTTGTCAATGTATGCAGCGATCATTCAACCTCTTCTAAATCCAGTGACATATGGTCTTAAGTTATCAAAAATTAGACATGCTTTTATTAAATTtgtgacattaaaaacattgcAACTTTATCAGGAAGGTATTTGA